One genomic window of Sodaliphilus pleomorphus includes the following:
- a CDS encoding ABC-F family ATP-binding cassette domain-containing protein, with product MESYLQVENLSKSWGYDTLFQHVTFGVNEGEKIGLIAKNGSGKSTLLSIIAGEADQDDGTVIFRNGLRVGYLKQMPTFDGSRTVIDTCLTGDDARSIAVKHYEEAIKHGGNELMTTAIQAMDNAGAWDYEDRFKQILSQLKIDDIDQPVSQLSGGQIKRVALAKILIDEPQFLMLDEPTNHLDIDMIEWLEDYLTRSHMTILMVTHDRYFLDKICTKILELDQAGIYSYSGNYNYYLEKRAERIDAQNAAVDKARNLLRTELEWMRRQPQARAHKAQYRIDAFYDLRERAQVRRDEGNVKLNVKAGYIGNKIFIAHHVSKRFGDKVILNDFNYTFARYEKLGIVGDNGVGKSTFIKLLLDKLQPDSGNFEIGTTVKFGYYSQDGINFDEGKKVIDAVRDVAEYIYFDEKTHYTASQFLQLFLFTPADQQKLIEKLSGGEKRRLYLATVLLQKPNFLILDEPTNDLDIPTLEILEDYLSRFNGCLIVVSHDRFFMDRVVDHTFVFMGNGVIKDFPGNYSEYRAWKEYHEKAAATAARPATTVKAKPQRANTHDNSNRLTYKEKKELEALTQELESLNKEKRELETLFDSGAAIDDIASKAARYEEVKNLIDEKELRWLELSEKDEK from the coding sequence ATGGAAAGTTACTTGCAAGTTGAGAACCTGAGTAAATCGTGGGGGTATGACACACTGTTTCAGCACGTCACTTTCGGCGTGAATGAGGGAGAAAAGATTGGTTTAATTGCTAAAAACGGCTCGGGGAAGTCGACCCTGCTGAGCATCATTGCTGGTGAGGCCGACCAAGATGACGGCACGGTAATCTTTCGCAACGGGCTGCGGGTGGGCTACTTGAAACAGATGCCAACCTTCGACGGCAGCCGCACGGTCATCGACACCTGTCTCACGGGCGACGATGCAAGGAGTATTGCAGTGAAGCACTATGAGGAGGCCATAAAGCATGGCGGCAATGAGCTGATGACCACTGCAATCCAGGCAATGGACAACGCAGGAGCCTGGGACTATGAGGATCGCTTCAAGCAGATTTTGTCTCAACTCAAAATCGACGACATCGACCAGCCTGTGTCGCAGCTCTCGGGTGGACAGATAAAACGGGTGGCACTGGCCAAGATATTGATCGACGAGCCACAATTCCTGATGCTCGACGAGCCTACCAATCACCTCGACATCGACATGATAGAGTGGCTCGAGGACTACTTGACCCGGAGCCACATGACCATATTGATGGTGACGCACGACCGCTATTTCCTCGACAAGATATGCACCAAAATATTGGAACTCGACCAGGCGGGCATCTACAGCTACAGTGGCAATTACAATTATTATCTTGAAAAGCGTGCCGAGCGCATCGACGCCCAAAATGCGGCTGTCGACAAAGCCCGCAACCTGTTGAGAACCGAACTGGAGTGGATGCGGCGCCAGCCGCAAGCACGTGCCCACAAGGCGCAGTACCGCATCGATGCGTTCTACGACTTGCGCGAGCGCGCCCAAGTGCGACGCGATGAGGGCAACGTGAAGCTCAACGTGAAGGCAGGCTACATAGGCAACAAGATTTTTATCGCCCACCATGTGAGCAAGCGATTTGGCGACAAGGTGATACTCAACGATTTCAACTACACATTTGCCCGCTATGAGAAACTGGGCATTGTGGGCGACAATGGGGTGGGGAAGTCAACCTTTATCAAGCTGCTGCTCGACAAGCTGCAGCCCGACAGCGGCAACTTTGAAATAGGCACCACAGTGAAATTCGGCTACTACAGCCAGGATGGAATCAACTTTGACGAGGGGAAAAAAGTGATCGATGCCGTGCGTGATGTGGCCGAGTACATCTATTTCGACGAGAAGACCCATTACACGGCGTCACAATTCCTGCAACTGTTTTTGTTCACACCTGCCGATCAGCAAAAGCTAATCGAGAAATTGAGCGGAGGGGAGAAACGCAGGCTATATCTTGCTACGGTACTGTTGCAGAAGCCCAATTTCCTGATACTCGACGAGCCCACCAACGACCTCGACATTCCCACCCTCGAGATTCTCGAGGATTACCTCTCACGGTTCAACGGGTGCTTGATTGTGGTGAGCCACGACCGGTTTTTCATGGACCGTGTGGTCGACCACACCTTTGTGTTTATGGGCAATGGCGTGATCAAGGATTTTCCGGGCAACTATAGTGAGTACCGTGCATGGAAAGAATATCACGAGAAAGCCGCTGCCACAGCTGCCAGGCCGGCCACAACTGTCAAGGCCAAGCCACAGCGGGCCAACACGCACGACAACAGCAATCGCCTCACCTATAAAGAGAAGAAAGAGCTCGAAGCACTCACGCAAGAGCTTGAAAGCCTCAACAAGGAGAAAAGAGAGCTGGAAACACTCTTCGATAGCGGTGCTGCCATTGATGACATTGCCAGCAAGGCAGCCCGCTATGAAGAAGTGAAAAATTTGATTGACGAAAAAGAGCTCAGATGGCTCGAGTTGAGTGAGAAGGATGAGAAGTAG
- the ppdK gene encoding pyruvate, phosphate dikinase: MKTIYTFGNGKAEGRADMRDLLGGKGANLAEMNLIGVPVPPGFTITTDVCKLYVSKGREAVVELIKDDVVKSIHHIESLTGNKFDDPDNPQLVSVRSGAPISMPGMMDTVLNLGINDAVAETLAKKSGNPRFAWDSYRRFVQMYGDVVLGMKPQNKTDIDPFEEIIDKVKAEKGVKLDIELDVDDLKKLTVLFKEAVKKNTGKEFPTSAWDQLWGAIYAVFDSWNNDRAILYRQMNQIPDEIGTAVNVQAMVYGNMGNTSATGVAFSRDAATGENIFNGEYLINAQGEDVVSGVRTPQQIMTEGSRRWAELQGIDEEERKAKYPSLEETMPECAAQLVEIQQRLENHYHDMQDMEFTIQNGKLWLLQTRNGKRTGAAMVKIAMDLLREGQIDEKTVIKRIEPTKLDELLHPVFDKAALDSARRVAKGLPASPGAASGQIVFFADDAEKWAQDGKQVIMVRLETSPEDLRGMTVAQGILTNRGGMTSHAAVVARGMGKCCVSGAGEIKVSYKNRTVEMGGKTYHEGDWISLNGSTGKVYDGQVKTVDVDMSGDFKAVMDLADKYTKMQVYTNADSPRDAKVARRFGAKGIGLCRTEHMFFEGDRIKAMREMIIAENVERRKAALAKLLPLQRGDFEGMFEAMSGYEVTIRLLDPPLHEFVPQDTASQEELAQELGVTLDHIKHVVASLKEVNPMLGHRGCRLGNTYPEITEMQTRAIIEAAINVQDKGFEVHPKIMIPLVGVYNEIKMQADIINRTAEAVFKERGKRVSYKIGTMIEIPRAALIADQIAKVADFFSFGTNDLTQMTFGYSRDDVGKFLNDYIKAGILKNDPFQILDQEGVGQLIKMAAQKGRATKPNINLGICGEHGGEPSSVKFCASLNFDYVSCSPYRVPIARIAAAQGALEN; the protein is encoded by the coding sequence ATGAAGACAATTTACACATTCGGCAATGGCAAAGCAGAAGGCCGTGCCGACATGAGAGATCTCCTCGGCGGCAAAGGTGCCAACCTTGCCGAAATGAACTTGATCGGGGTTCCTGTACCTCCAGGTTTCACAATCACGACCGACGTATGCAAACTTTACGTTTCCAAGGGTCGTGAAGCTGTGGTCGAGCTGATCAAAGACGACGTAGTGAAGTCGATACATCACATCGAAAGCCTCACTGGCAATAAATTTGACGATCCCGACAACCCGCAGCTCGTTTCGGTGCGTTCGGGCGCTCCAATATCCATGCCTGGCATGATGGACACTGTGCTCAACTTAGGCATAAACGATGCCGTGGCCGAGACCCTTGCAAAGAAGAGCGGCAACCCCCGTTTTGCATGGGACAGCTACCGCCGTTTTGTGCAGATGTATGGCGATGTTGTGCTTGGCATGAAGCCACAAAACAAGACCGATATCGATCCCTTTGAGGAAATTATCGACAAGGTGAAGGCCGAAAAGGGCGTGAAACTCGACATCGAGCTCGACGTCGACGACTTGAAGAAACTCACAGTTCTCTTTAAAGAGGCTGTGAAGAAAAATACTGGCAAGGAATTCCCAACCAGTGCCTGGGACCAGCTGTGGGGCGCCATATATGCCGTTTTCGACAGTTGGAACAACGACAGAGCAATACTCTACAGGCAGATGAACCAGATCCCCGACGAGATAGGTACTGCCGTCAACGTCCAGGCCATGGTTTATGGCAACATGGGCAACACTTCGGCCACAGGTGTGGCCTTCTCTCGCGATGCAGCTACAGGCGAGAACATCTTCAACGGCGAGTATTTGATCAATGCCCAGGGTGAGGATGTGGTCTCGGGCGTGCGCACCCCGCAGCAAATCATGACCGAGGGCAGTCGCCGCTGGGCCGAGTTGCAGGGCATCGACGAGGAGGAGCGCAAGGCAAAGTATCCCTCACTTGAAGAGACCATGCCCGAGTGTGCAGCTCAGCTCGTTGAAATACAGCAGCGCCTCGAGAATCATTATCACGACATGCAAGACATGGAGTTTACCATCCAAAATGGCAAACTCTGGCTGTTGCAGACTCGCAACGGCAAGCGCACGGGAGCTGCCATGGTGAAGATTGCCATGGACCTTTTGCGTGAAGGCCAAATCGACGAGAAAACAGTGATCAAACGCATTGAGCCCACCAAGCTCGACGAGTTGTTGCATCCCGTCTTCGACAAGGCTGCTCTCGATTCGGCCCGCCGCGTTGCCAAGGGCTTGCCTGCATCGCCAGGTGCTGCAAGCGGTCAAATTGTGTTTTTTGCCGATGATGCCGAGAAATGGGCTCAGGACGGCAAGCAGGTGATCATGGTGCGTCTCGAGACATCGCCCGAGGACCTGCGCGGCATGACCGTGGCTCAAGGCATCCTTACCAACCGCGGCGGCATGACCTCGCACGCTGCCGTCGTGGCTCGCGGCATGGGCAAGTGCTGCGTGTCGGGGGCAGGCGAAATCAAGGTGAGCTACAAGAACCGCACTGTAGAAATGGGCGGGAAGACTTATCACGAGGGCGACTGGATTTCACTCAACGGTAGCACTGGCAAGGTCTATGACGGCCAGGTGAAGACTGTGGATGTCGACATGAGCGGCGACTTTAAGGCAGTGATGGACTTGGCCGACAAATACACTAAGATGCAAGTCTACACCAATGCCGACTCGCCACGTGATGCCAAGGTTGCACGCCGGTTCGGCGCCAAGGGCATCGGTCTGTGCCGCACCGAGCACATGTTCTTCGAGGGCGACCGCATCAAGGCCATGCGCGAGATGATCATCGCCGAGAATGTTGAGCGCCGCAAGGCCGCTCTTGCCAAGCTGCTACCGCTGCAGCGTGGCGACTTCGAAGGCATGTTTGAGGCGATGAGTGGCTATGAAGTCACAATTCGCCTTCTCGACCCGCCATTGCACGAGTTTGTGCCTCAAGACACAGCCTCCCAAGAAGAGCTTGCACAAGAGCTGGGTGTCACGCTCGACCACATCAAGCATGTAGTTGCAAGCCTCAAGGAGGTCAATCCCATGCTTGGTCACCGCGGCTGCCGCCTGGGCAATACCTATCCCGAAATCACCGAGATGCAGACGCGTGCCATCATCGAGGCTGCCATCAATGTGCAGGACAAGGGCTTCGAGGTTCATCCCAAGATCATGATCCCGCTGGTGGGCGTGTACAACGAGATCAAGATGCAGGCCGACATTATCAACCGCACGGCCGAAGCTGTCTTCAAGGAGCGCGGCAAGCGCGTGTCCTACAAGATAGGTACTATGATTGAAATACCACGTGCCGCACTCATTGCCGACCAAATCGCCAAGGTTGCCGACTTCTTCTCGTTTGGTACCAACGACTTGACCCAAATGACATTCGGTTACAGTCGCGACGATGTGGGCAAATTCCTCAACGACTACATCAAGGCAGGTATCCTCAAGAACGATCCTTTCCAGATTCTTGACCAAGAAGGCGTGGGCCAACTCATCAAGATGGCTGCCCAGAAAGGCCGTGCCACCAAGCCCAACATCAACCTGGGCATCTGCGGCGAGCATGGCGGCGAGCCTTCGAGCGTGAAGTTCTGTGCAAGCCTGAACTTCGACTACGTGTCGTGCTCTCCCTACCGTGTGCCCATTGCACGCATCGCTGCCGCCCAGGGCGCTCTGGAGAACTAA
- the rpsR gene encoding 30S ribosomal protein S18 has translation MAQTQSEIRYLTPLSVDTKKKKYCRFKRSGIKYIDYKDPEFLKKFLNEQGKILPRRITGTSLKFQRRVAKAVKRARHLALLPYVTDLMK, from the coding sequence ATGGCACAGACTCAATCAGAAATTCGTTACCTGACTCCACTGTCGGTTGACACCAAAAAGAAAAAATATTGCCGTTTCAAGAGAAGCGGTATCAAGTATATCGACTATAAGGATCCTGAGTTCCTGAAGAAATTCTTGAACGAGCAGGGCAAAATCCTTCCTCGTCGCATCACCGGTACTTCGCTGAAGTTCCAAAGAAGAGTAGCCAAGGCTGTGAAGCGTGCACGCCACTTGGCTTTGCTTCCATATGTTACCGATTTGATGAAATAA
- the rplI gene encoding 50S ribosomal protein L9, which produces MKIILKEDITNLGYKDDVVEVKNGYGRNYLIPQGKAVIASESALKVLAENQRQRAHKLAKIKADAEAVAKTLEGVALTIGAKVSSTGTIFGSVTPIQIADALAKEGHEIDRKLISIKGAVKEVGKYEAVVKLHKEVQVTIPFEVVAE; this is translated from the coding sequence ATGAAAATTATATTGAAAGAAGATATCACCAACCTTGGATACAAGGATGATGTTGTAGAAGTGAAGAACGGTTACGGCCGCAATTACCTCATTCCCCAGGGCAAAGCTGTCATCGCCAGCGAGTCGGCACTGAAAGTGCTTGCCGAGAACCAGCGCCAGCGTGCTCACAAGCTGGCCAAGATCAAGGCCGATGCCGAGGCAGTGGCCAAGACACTGGAAGGCGTGGCTCTCACTATCGGCGCCAAGGTGAGCTCGACCGGCACAATCTTTGGTTCGGTCACTCCTATCCAGATTGCCGACGCACTTGCCAAAGAGGGTCATGAGATCGACCGTAAGCTCATCAGCATCAAGGGTGCTGTGAAGGAAGTTGGCAAGTATGAGGCCGTGGTGAAGTTGCACAAGGAAGTGCAAGTCACTATCCCCTTTGAGGTAGTTGCCGAATAA
- a CDS encoding DUF4369 domain-containing protein, whose product MKKKFLTHCLLPLWALMLSLASCDSTGVGTEQGDYVVAIEVDSLKCDSVSLVVVEPAYNALRSLGHRRLKNGKASFKGQIDSPRIAMLKLNRASKPFYFILEPCTTSITIDRQRIIVWGGKVNHEYFSHVRRRGRLIALADSVRASYARSLADSTLTPGREAWLLMRNDRLHNSLQAMTLHLVKRTDVVGALYRDQYGADLDSAHYVQLLIKR is encoded by the coding sequence ATGAAAAAGAAATTTCTCACACATTGCCTACTCCCCCTTTGGGCATTGATGCTGTCGCTGGCATCGTGTGACTCGACAGGCGTCGGTACCGAGCAAGGCGACTATGTGGTAGCAATCGAAGTCGACAGCTTGAAGTGCGATAGCGTGTCGCTTGTTGTGGTTGAACCTGCCTACAACGCGTTGCGCAGTTTGGGCCATCGCCGGCTCAAGAATGGCAAAGCCTCATTCAAGGGGCAGATTGACTCGCCGCGCATTGCCATGCTCAAGCTCAATCGTGCAAGCAAGCCGTTTTATTTCATTCTCGAGCCATGCACCACAAGCATCACTATTGATCGCCAGCGTATCATAGTGTGGGGCGGAAAAGTCAATCACGAGTATTTCTCTCATGTGCGGCGTCGAGGCCGGCTCATTGCTCTTGCCGACTCGGTAAGAGCCTCCTATGCCCGCTCTCTTGCCGACAGCACACTCACACCAGGGCGTGAAGCCTGGCTGCTCATGCGCAACGACCGACTTCACAACTCGTTGCAGGCGATGACGCTGCATCTTGTCAAGCGTACCGATGTGGTGGGGGCACTGTATCGCGACCAGTATGGTGCCGATTTGGATTCGGCTCATTACGTGCAATTGCTCATCAAGCGTTGA
- a CDS encoding substrate-binding domain-containing protein, producing MIAILAIAIATGCTSHEYYKYKIGVSQCVGGRWRDKVNNEMLSAQHLYDTDVKVCITNADNNTQVQIQQVDSLIDAGMDLIVVSPNEYKHLAQCIERAKQKGIPVILFERKAATNDYTAFIGGDNVEAGRVMGNYAVQLCNDSMRLQRKPVVLEITGHLVMSPDRERYEGFSGVMKKHPEVDFRHIETDWTKEAAYAATKKWLQENKPLDVVFCQNDLASLGAYKAARELGKEKDIYFLGIDALPGEGIDAVQQGQLAASYIYPTHGEEIIALALKILEGKHYKRSNVLKSTMVTPQNVDEIALYAQSLAQQSNYLVTIQNKLENYLGLYHTQRTLLAVTLAAAVLLLIAVLLVWRAIVATRRANRKYKALSKEQKIFYTNASHQLRTPLTLIIGPLRQLLANNKLNQDDRNALGMVERNATQLQQLVTNVLQFHQDVQQQPGEENTVNPQEKSHRAVQDGRHDIIVRDQGDELASVLIIDDNDDMRQYLRTLLLDDYYVLEASDGQSGLKLAREAIPDLVVSDVMMPVMDGLTLCRKLKSDSLTSHIPVILLTARSTVQQHAEGLGQGADAYLTKPFSAEVLMAHISSLLANRKRLKDFYASNETMSLTDNVAARGLTTPDKKFMDALRDAIVKNMGNSKLKMDDLGIDMGISRVQLYRKVKALTGLSPVELLREMRLQRANKLLKTTGKTVSEVAYEVGFGTPGYFSSCFKKQYGKYPTEIRDENS from the coding sequence ATGATAGCAATACTTGCTATTGCGATTGCAACGGGTTGCACCTCGCATGAGTACTACAAGTATAAAATAGGAGTGTCACAATGTGTGGGCGGACGTTGGCGCGATAAGGTGAACAATGAGATGCTGTCGGCACAGCATCTATATGATACCGATGTAAAAGTTTGTATCACTAATGCCGACAACAACACTCAAGTACAGATACAACAGGTTGATAGTCTTATCGATGCCGGTATGGACTTGATTGTCGTTTCACCTAATGAGTACAAGCACTTGGCTCAATGCATAGAAAGAGCCAAACAAAAAGGGATCCCCGTCATTCTCTTTGAGCGAAAAGCTGCGACCAACGACTATACTGCATTTATAGGAGGCGACAATGTAGAAGCTGGTCGTGTAATGGGAAACTATGCAGTGCAATTGTGCAACGACAGCATGCGGCTCCAAAGGAAGCCTGTAGTGCTTGAAATCACCGGGCACCTTGTCATGTCGCCCGACCGCGAGCGCTACGAGGGATTTTCTGGAGTAATGAAGAAGCATCCAGAAGTCGACTTTAGGCACATTGAGACCGACTGGACAAAAGAGGCTGCCTATGCCGCCACCAAGAAATGGCTGCAGGAAAACAAACCACTCGATGTGGTGTTCTGCCAAAACGATCTTGCCTCGCTTGGAGCCTACAAGGCTGCCCGTGAGCTGGGAAAAGAGAAGGATATATATTTCTTAGGCATCGATGCACTGCCTGGCGAAGGCATCGATGCCGTTCAACAGGGCCAGCTGGCAGCGAGCTACATCTACCCTACTCACGGCGAAGAAATCATTGCTTTGGCCTTGAAAATATTGGAAGGCAAACACTATAAGCGTTCCAACGTGTTGAAAAGCACTATGGTGACGCCACAAAATGTTGACGAAATCGCTTTATATGCGCAGTCGCTGGCACAACAAAGCAACTACTTGGTAACGATACAAAACAAACTTGAAAACTATCTGGGTCTATATCACACCCAGCGCACGCTGCTTGCAGTCACGCTTGCTGCTGCCGTATTGCTCTTGATTGCCGTGTTGCTTGTGTGGAGAGCTATCGTGGCCACGCGACGCGCAAATCGCAAATACAAGGCTTTGAGCAAGGAGCAGAAAATTTTTTACACCAATGCAAGTCATCAACTGCGCACTCCCCTCACCCTCATCATCGGGCCACTGAGGCAACTGCTGGCAAACAACAAACTGAACCAGGACGATCGCAATGCACTGGGCATGGTAGAAAGAAATGCCACGCAACTGCAACAGCTCGTAACCAATGTGCTCCAATTTCATCAAGACGTGCAGCAACAGCCGGGCGAAGAAAATACAGTAAACCCTCAAGAGAAAAGCCACCGTGCAGTGCAGGACGGGCGTCACGACATTATTGTGCGCGACCAAGGCGACGAACTGGCCAGCGTGCTCATTATCGACGACAACGACGACATGCGACAATACCTGCGCACGTTGCTCCTTGATGATTACTATGTGCTTGAGGCAAGCGATGGACAAAGTGGATTGAAACTCGCCCGTGAGGCTATACCCGACTTGGTAGTGAGCGACGTGATGATGCCTGTGATGGATGGATTGACGCTTTGCCGAAAGCTTAAAAGCGACAGCTTGACAAGCCACATTCCTGTGATACTGCTCACGGCCCGCAGCACAGTGCAGCAACATGCCGAGGGGTTGGGTCAGGGGGCCGACGCCTATCTCACCAAGCCTTTCAGTGCCGAGGTGCTCATGGCGCACATTTCCAGCCTCCTGGCCAATCGCAAGAGACTTAAAGACTTCTATGCATCCAACGAGACGATGAGCCTCACCGACAATGTCGCTGCAAGGGGCCTCACCACACCCGACAAGAAGTTTATGGATGCCCTGCGCGACGCGATTGTGAAAAATATGGGCAATTCAAAATTGAAAATGGATGATCTGGGAATCGACATGGGCATAAGCCGAGTCCAGCTCTATCGAAAAGTAAAAGCCCTCACAGGTTTGTCGCCTGTTGAATTGCTCAGAGAAATGCGACTTCAACGAGCCAACAAGCTACTTAAGACGACAGGCAAAACCGTGTCGGAGGTTGCCTATGAAGTGGGATTCGGCACCCCGGGATACTTCTCGTCATGCTTCAAGAAACAATATGGCAAGTATCCCACCGAAATAAGAGACGAGAACTCGTGA
- a CDS encoding MFS transporter — protein MSNKINTRALISVMLCFFAMGFVDLVGIASNYVKKDLMLNDATANIFPSLVFFWFLIFSVPTGVMMNKIGRKKTVMLSLLVTIVALLIPIFGESFMIMLIAFSLLGIGNTLMQTSLNPLVATVVGGNHLASTLTFGQFVKAIASFMAPYIAAWGATQAIPSFGIGWRVLFPIYMAIGIVASLLLLFSHIHEEKSATGQGSSATVGRQFAECFKLLGRPFVLLSFIGIMCHVGIDVGTNTTAPKILIERLRVSLDDAAFATSLYFIFRTIGCFTGTFFLRIINNRLFFVISVVMMLLSMCGLLVGTSKLILYVSIALVGYGNSNIFSLIFAQALQNVPEKQNEVSGLMIMGLFGGTVFPLIMGLASDAMGQAGAVIVMAVGVIYLFTYSKNVK, from the coding sequence ATGAGCAACAAAATCAACACGCGAGCACTGATAAGCGTCATGCTGTGCTTCTTCGCAATGGGCTTTGTCGACTTGGTCGGCATCGCGTCAAACTATGTCAAAAAAGACTTGATGCTAAACGACGCAACGGCCAACATTTTTCCTTCTCTGGTATTCTTCTGGTTCCTTATTTTCTCGGTCCCCACGGGCGTAATGATGAATAAGATAGGGCGAAAGAAGACGGTAATGTTGTCACTTTTAGTTACTATAGTGGCCCTATTGATTCCTATTTTTGGAGAAAGTTTCATGATCATGCTCATTGCCTTCTCGCTACTGGGCATAGGCAACACGCTCATGCAGACTTCTCTCAACCCACTGGTTGCAACCGTCGTGGGAGGCAATCACCTTGCTTCTACACTCACCTTTGGGCAGTTTGTCAAGGCTATAGCCTCATTTATGGCGCCCTATATTGCTGCCTGGGGAGCGACTCAGGCTATTCCCTCATTTGGCATTGGCTGGAGAGTACTCTTCCCCATTTATATGGCAATAGGCATCGTGGCCTCGCTACTCCTGCTCTTTTCTCACATTCACGAGGAAAAAAGTGCTACTGGACAAGGCTCATCTGCAACGGTAGGGCGGCAATTTGCCGAGTGCTTCAAGCTATTGGGCCGCCCCTTTGTCTTGCTCAGCTTCATAGGCATTATGTGCCATGTGGGCATTGATGTGGGCACCAATACCACAGCTCCTAAAATACTGATTGAACGCCTTAGGGTTTCGCTCGACGATGCAGCCTTTGCAACTTCGCTGTACTTCATCTTCCGCACCATAGGCTGCTTTACCGGTACTTTCTTCCTGAGAATCATCAACAACCGTTTATTCTTTGTAATTTCAGTGGTTATGATGTTACTCTCGATGTGTGGTCTACTGGTTGGAACAAGCAAGCTCATCCTCTATGTTTCAATTGCTCTGGTAGGATATGGCAACAGCAACATTTTCTCGCTTATATTTGCACAAGCCCTGCAGAACGTACCCGAGAAACAGAATGAAGTGAGCGGGCTCATGATCATGGGTTTGTTTGGCGGCACAGTTTTCCCACTCATCATGGGCCTGGCCAGTGATGCCATGGGGCAAGCAGGTGCAGTGATTGTAATGGCAGTGGGCGTAATATACCTGTTCACCTACTCAAAGAATGTGAAGTGA
- a CDS encoding carbohydrate kinase family protein codes for MKQIVVGLGEALWDCLPNGCKLGGAPANFAYHASQFGFEAYAISAVGNDALGDRTLAELKKRHLNCIIPRVGFPTGTVQVQLDAEGVPTYDIKQDVAWDNITFTPEMAQLAQKCACVCFGSLAQRNNVSRTTIHQFIKHTPRGCLKIFDINLRQNFYTKDIIKDSLKACNILKINDEELITIARIFGYPGLDIENKCYLILGKYNLKMLVLTCGTNGSYIFTPGEKSYQPTPKVKVDDTVGAGDSFTGSFAAALLAGKPVAEAHRLAVEVSAYVCTQPGAMPKLPESMIAKIGNLHAHD; via the coding sequence ATGAAACAGATAGTTGTAGGCCTCGGAGAGGCTTTATGGGACTGCCTACCCAATGGGTGCAAGCTGGGCGGCGCTCCTGCCAATTTTGCTTATCATGCCAGCCAATTTGGCTTTGAAGCCTATGCCATAAGTGCTGTAGGCAACGATGCACTGGGTGACAGAACGCTTGCCGAACTCAAGAAAAGGCATCTCAATTGCATTATTCCACGAGTTGGATTCCCCACAGGTACTGTACAGGTACAACTCGATGCCGAAGGGGTACCCACCTACGATATCAAGCAAGATGTGGCTTGGGACAATATCACCTTCACCCCCGAGATGGCGCAGTTGGCGCAAAAGTGCGCATGTGTGTGCTTTGGGTCGTTGGCACAGCGCAACAACGTGTCGAGGACAACGATACACCAGTTCATCAAGCACACACCCAGGGGATGCCTTAAAATCTTTGACATCAATCTGCGTCAAAATTTCTATACCAAGGACATAATCAAGGACTCGTTGAAAGCATGCAACATTTTGAAAATCAACGACGAAGAGCTTATTACAATAGCCCGCATATTTGGCTACCCAGGTCTGGATATCGAAAACAAATGCTATCTGATACTGGGCAAATACAACTTGAAGATGCTTGTTTTAACATGTGGAACCAATGGCAGCTACATCTTTACGCCCGGAGAGAAAAGCTACCAGCCCACTCCCAAGGTTAAGGTGGACGACACTGTGGGGGCAGGCGACAGCTTCACTGGCAGCTTTGCCGCAGCGCTATTGGCAGGCAAACCCGTGGCCGAAGCCCACCGTTTGGCTGTGGAAGTGAGTGCCTACGTGTGTACGCAACCTGGCGCAATGCCAAAGTTGCCCGAATCTATGATCGCCAAAATAGGTAACTTGCATGCACACGATTAA